The Candidatus Accumulibacter similis genome has a segment encoding these proteins:
- a CDS encoding ParA family protein — protein sequence MATVLAVTNQKGGVGKTTTAVNLAACLAELAQRVLLIDLDPQGNATTGCGIVKREAMPTVYQVLIGRAMLSDTCLRTDFAFDLLPANRELAGAEVDLIDLVRREYRLREALAAVRGSYDFILLDCPPALNMLTVNGLVAADRVMIPMQCEYYALEGLTDLVATLKKVRAHLNPVLEIEGLLRTMFDPRSTLTQQVSRELDNHFGRKVFRTIIPRNVRLAEAPSHGKPVIAFDRASKGAQAYLALAHETLTRHRDQVATATAGPAAAGARP from the coding sequence TTGGCAACAGTGCTCGCAGTGACCAATCAGAAGGGCGGTGTCGGCAAGACGACTACCGCCGTCAACCTCGCCGCCTGCCTGGCCGAACTCGCGCAGCGGGTGTTGCTGATCGACCTTGATCCACAGGGCAACGCGACCACCGGTTGCGGCATCGTCAAGCGTGAAGCGATGCCGACCGTCTACCAGGTGCTGATCGGACGCGCGATGTTGTCGGACACCTGCCTGCGAACCGATTTCGCCTTCGACCTGCTGCCGGCGAATCGCGAACTCGCCGGCGCCGAAGTCGACCTCATCGATCTCGTTCGGCGCGAGTATCGCCTGCGCGAGGCACTGGCGGCGGTCCGCGGCAGCTACGACTTCATCCTCCTTGATTGCCCGCCGGCGCTCAATATGCTGACGGTGAATGGTCTGGTGGCCGCCGATCGGGTGATGATCCCGATGCAGTGCGAGTACTACGCCCTCGAGGGCCTGACCGACCTCGTCGCGACGTTGAAGAAGGTGCGCGCGCATCTCAACCCGGTGCTCGAGATCGAGGGCCTGCTGCGGACGATGTTCGACCCGCGCTCGACGCTGACGCAGCAGGTGTCACGAGAACTCGATAACCATTTTGGTAGAAAGGTCTTTCGCACGATTATCCCGCGCAACGTCAGGCTGGCCGAAGCGCCGTCCCACGGCAAGCCGGTGATTGCGTTCGATCGCGCTTCGAAGGGAGCGCAGGCCTATCTCGCACTGGCTCATGAAACGCTGACGCGGCATCGTGACCAGGTGGCCACAGCGACCGCTGGGCCCGCCGCTGCCGGAGCACGGCCATGA
- a CDS encoding F0F1 ATP synthase subunit delta has translation MAELVTIARPYAEAVFRIALENKALAAWSERLSLLSAIASDERMRVCIGNPELSAGQKSALFKSLAGKALEGGEANLIDVLASNERLAALPEIAGLFEGLRAAQEGVREATIYSAFPLDEQQRKALVSDLEARFKTRLTAEVVVDQSLIGGVKIVVGDQVLDTSVLGKIESLRLALKN, from the coding sequence ATGGCCGAACTCGTTACCATCGCGCGCCCCTACGCCGAGGCGGTCTTCCGCATAGCGCTGGAAAACAAGGCGCTGGCAGCCTGGTCCGAGCGGCTGTCGCTGCTTTCCGCAATCGCCTCGGATGAACGGATGCGTGTCTGCATCGGCAATCCCGAGCTGTCGGCCGGGCAGAAGAGTGCGCTCTTCAAGTCGCTGGCCGGCAAGGCGCTGGAAGGTGGCGAGGCCAACCTGATCGACGTCCTCGCCAGCAACGAGCGGCTTGCTGCCCTGCCGGAAATCGCCGGTCTCTTCGAAGGGCTCAGGGCGGCGCAGGAAGGCGTCAGGGAAGCCACGATCTACAGCGCTTTCCCGCTTGACGAGCAGCAGCGCAAGGCTCTGGTCAGCGACCTGGAAGCACGCTTCAAGACCCGGCTGACTGCCGAAGTGGTCGTCGATCAATCGCTGATCGGCGGCGTCAAGATTGTGGTTGGCGACCAGGTGCTCGATACATCCGTGCTCGGAAAGATCGAGAGCCTGCGGTTGGCGCTCAAGAACTAG
- the rsmG gene encoding 16S rRNA (guanine(527)-N(7))-methyltransferase RsmG gives MSPAEQLAEGAACLGIELAPPARQKMLDYLKLLEKWNRVYRLTAIADPSQAVSHHLLDSLAVLPFVDGTSLLDVGSGGGMPGIPLAIARPELQVVLLDSNSKKAAFLQQALIELALRNIAVHCGRVEACQPTVRFAMITARAFADLGTLVASSRHLLRTGGRWLAMKGLRPDDEIARLPAGVSVAGVHRLPVPGVDGERHLVVIESDAAACRGG, from the coding sequence ATGAGCCCGGCGGAGCAGCTGGCAGAGGGCGCCGCCTGCCTCGGCATTGAGCTGGCGCCGCCGGCACGGCAGAAGATGCTGGACTACCTGAAGCTGCTCGAGAAGTGGAACAGGGTCTATCGTCTGACCGCCATCGCCGACCCGTCGCAAGCAGTCAGCCATCATCTGCTCGATTCGCTGGCGGTACTGCCCTTCGTCGACGGGACGTCGCTGCTCGACGTCGGCAGCGGCGGCGGCATGCCGGGAATCCCGCTGGCGATCGCCCGCCCGGAGCTGCAGGTCGTCCTCCTCGACAGCAATTCGAAAAAGGCCGCCTTTCTGCAGCAGGCGCTGATTGAGCTGGCACTGCGCAATATTGCCGTACACTGTGGGCGCGTGGAGGCCTGCCAGCCGACTGTACGTTTCGCCATGATCACGGCGCGTGCCTTCGCCGACCTCGGCACGCTCGTTGCGTCCTCACGCCATCTGCTGCGTACGGGCGGGCGCTGGCTGGCGATGAAGGGGCTGCGTCCCGACGACGAGATCGCGCGCCTGCCGGCCGGCGTCAGCGTCGCCGGCGTGCATCGCCTGCCGGTACCGGGAGTCGACGGCGAGCGACATCTGGTGGTGATCGAGAGTGACGCAGCAGCATGCAGGGGAGGGTGA
- a CDS encoding ATP synthase subunit I, producing the protein MHVRFDSSLRVWYPANVLEGLAVHPQVRWILRCQFLVTLAAAATGGLVAGLDAAVSAMLGGGIAMASAFAYAWRALWPSGNTAADARAAFNAQVAGEAYKFAVSLLLFALVFKVYVQLAALPLFLAYAATIVVYWMALLRQQ; encoded by the coding sequence TTGCATGTGCGGTTTGATTCCTCTTTACGAGTCTGGTATCCTGCGAACGTTTTGGAGGGGCTAGCTGTGCATCCTCAGGTCCGCTGGATCCTTCGCTGCCAGTTTCTGGTTACTCTGGCGGCGGCTGCCACGGGTGGACTTGTCGCAGGTCTTGATGCGGCCGTTTCTGCAATGCTCGGTGGTGGCATCGCCATGGCAAGCGCTTTCGCCTATGCCTGGCGGGCCTTGTGGCCATCGGGGAACACTGCGGCGGACGCACGCGCGGCCTTCAATGCGCAGGTGGCTGGCGAGGCTTACAAGTTCGCTGTGAGCCTTCTGCTGTTTGCACTGGTCTTCAAGGTGTATGTGCAGCTCGCCGCCTTGCCGCTCTTCCTGGCCTATGCGGCAACGATTGTCGTTTACTGGATGGCGCTGCTGCGGCAGCAATAG
- a CDS encoding F0F1 ATP synthase subunit alpha encodes MQLNPSEISELIKSKIENLAISADLRTQGTVVSVTDGICRVYGLTDVMQGEMLEFPGNTFGMALNLDRDSVGAVVLGEYDQISEGDTVKTTGRILEVPVGPELLGRVVNSLGQPIDGKGPINSKLTDKIEKVAPGVIWRKSVSQPVQTGLKSIDAMVPIGRGQRELIIGDRQTGKTAVAVDTIINQKGQDLICIYVAVGQKASTVANVVRKLEENGAMEYTIIVAATASESAALQYIAPYSGCTMGEYFRDRGQDALIIYDDLTKQAWAYRQVSLLLRRPPGREAYPGDVFYLHSRLLERAARVSEEWVEKFTNGEVKGKTGSLTALPVIETQAGDVSAFVPTNVISITDGQIFLDTDLFNSGIRPAIDAGISVSRVGGAAQTKVIKKLGGGVRLALAQYRELAAFAQFASDLDEATRKQLDRGRLVTELMKQPQYSPLTISEMAITLHAVNKGYFDDVEVKKALATEKQMHGFVKQKYPDLIKKIETTKDLDADAEQKLSKAIEEFKATLA; translated from the coding sequence ATGCAGTTGAATCCTTCCGAAATCAGCGAACTGATCAAGAGCAAGATCGAGAATCTTGCGATCAGCGCCGATCTGCGCACCCAGGGCACCGTCGTTTCGGTGACCGATGGCATCTGCCGTGTCTACGGCCTGACCGACGTCATGCAGGGAGAGATGCTCGAGTTCCCGGGCAACACCTTCGGCATGGCGCTGAACCTCGACCGGGATTCGGTCGGTGCGGTGGTGCTGGGCGAATACGATCAGATCAGTGAAGGCGACACCGTCAAGACGACGGGCCGCATCCTCGAGGTGCCCGTCGGACCGGAACTCCTCGGCCGCGTCGTCAACTCGCTCGGGCAACCGATCGACGGCAAGGGTCCGATCAACAGCAAGCTGACGGACAAGATCGAAAAGGTCGCGCCCGGCGTCATCTGGCGCAAGTCCGTCTCGCAGCCGGTGCAGACCGGTCTCAAGTCGATCGACGCGATGGTGCCGATCGGCCGTGGGCAGCGCGAATTGATCATCGGCGACCGGCAGACCGGCAAGACCGCGGTTGCCGTCGATACGATCATCAACCAGAAGGGGCAGGATCTGATCTGCATCTACGTTGCGGTCGGTCAGAAAGCCTCGACTGTTGCCAACGTCGTTCGCAAGCTCGAAGAGAACGGCGCCATGGAGTACACCATCATCGTCGCCGCGACCGCCTCCGAGTCGGCGGCGCTGCAGTACATCGCACCCTACTCCGGCTGCACGATGGGCGAGTACTTCCGTGATCGCGGTCAGGATGCGCTGATCATCTACGACGATCTGACCAAGCAGGCGTGGGCATACCGGCAGGTTTCGCTGCTGCTGCGCCGTCCACCGGGACGCGAGGCCTATCCGGGTGACGTCTTTTACCTGCACTCGCGCCTGCTCGAGCGTGCGGCGCGCGTTTCCGAAGAATGGGTCGAGAAGTTCACCAACGGCGAGGTCAAGGGCAAGACCGGTTCGCTGACCGCCCTGCCGGTCATCGAAACACAGGCTGGCGACGTTTCCGCCTTCGTGCCGACGAACGTGATCTCGATTACCGACGGCCAGATCTTCCTCGACACCGACCTTTTCAACTCCGGCATCCGGCCGGCCATCGACGCGGGCATCTCGGTGTCACGGGTGGGCGGTGCGGCGCAGACCAAGGTGATCAAGAAGCTGGGCGGCGGCGTGCGGCTGGCCCTGGCCCAGTATCGCGAACTCGCTGCCTTCGCCCAGTTCGCGTCCGATCTCGACGAGGCCACCCGCAAGCAGCTGGACCGTGGCCGACTGGTGACCGAACTGATGAAGCAGCCCCAATACTCACCGCTGACCATCTCCGAGATGGCGATTACCCTGCATGCGGTCAACAAGGGCTACTTCGATGATGTCGAGGTCAAGAAGGCGCTTGCCACCGAGAAACAGATGCATGGGTTCGTCAAGCAGAAGTATCCCGACCTGATCAAGAAGATCGAGACGACCAAGGATCTTGACGCCGATGCCGAGCAGAAGCTGAGCAAGGCGATTGAGGAATTCAAGGCCACCCTGGCCTGA
- the atpG gene encoding F0F1 ATP synthase subunit gamma, with translation MPSGKEIRTKIKSVESTRKITKAMEMVAASKMRKAQDRMRAARPYGEKIRLVAGNLSHALTDYRHPFLTVREQVKSVGLIAITSDKGLCGGLNTNVLRLALTRMKEWDAEGKKLRVTAIGNKGLGFMQRAGANIVSQLTGLGDTPHLERLIGPVKVQLDAYMKGEIDVLYIVFTRFINTMKQEPTLYQLLPLAGDLVGGQANRWDYLYEPDAKTVIDDLLVRYVEAMIYQAVAENMASEQSARMVAMKSASDNAKNVISELKLVYNKARQAAITKELSEIVGGAAAV, from the coding sequence ATGCCTAGCGGCAAGGAAATCCGCACCAAGATCAAGAGCGTCGAGAGTACGCGCAAGATCACCAAGGCCATGGAGATGGTGGCCGCATCCAAGATGCGCAAGGCGCAGGACAGGATGCGGGCAGCGCGCCCCTATGGCGAAAAGATCCGGCTGGTTGCCGGCAACCTCTCGCACGCCCTCACCGACTATCGGCACCCCTTCCTGACCGTGCGTGAACAGGTGAAGTCGGTTGGCCTGATAGCCATCACTTCCGACAAGGGCCTCTGCGGCGGCCTCAACACCAACGTGCTGCGCCTCGCCCTGACCCGGATGAAGGAGTGGGACGCCGAAGGCAAGAAGTTGCGGGTGACGGCGATCGGCAACAAGGGATTGGGCTTCATGCAGCGCGCCGGAGCCAACATCGTGTCGCAGCTCACCGGCCTTGGCGACACGCCGCACTTGGAGCGACTCATCGGCCCGGTCAAGGTGCAGCTCGACGCCTACATGAAGGGCGAGATCGACGTTCTCTACATCGTCTTCACGCGCTTCATCAACACCATGAAGCAGGAGCCGACGCTCTACCAACTGCTGCCACTGGCGGGTGATCTGGTCGGTGGCCAGGCCAACCGCTGGGACTACCTCTACGAACCTGACGCCAAGACGGTGATCGACGATCTCCTGGTGCGCTACGTCGAGGCGATGATCTACCAGGCCGTTGCCGAGAACATGGCTTCCGAACAGAGTGCCCGCATGGTCGCGATGAAGTCGGCTTCGGACAACGCGAAGAACGTCATCAGCGAGTTGAAGCTCGTATACAACAAGGCTCGCCAGGCAGCGATTACCAAGGAGCTGTCGGAGATCGTCGGCGGCGCAGCGGCTGTCTGA
- a CDS encoding F0F1 ATP synthase subunit epsilon, with the protein MAIRVHVDVVSAEELIFSGQTDFAVFPGEAGELGIYPKHTPLLTRIKPGTVRLKVPDRDEYELVYVSGGMLEVQPELITVLADTAIRAHDLDEAKAAEAKRRAEEALRDRTSDINLATAEAELAQAVAQLQAIKKLRNRH; encoded by the coding sequence ATGGCAATCAGAGTACATGTGGACGTCGTCAGCGCCGAGGAACTGATCTTCTCGGGGCAGACCGATTTTGCGGTCTTTCCCGGCGAGGCCGGCGAGCTGGGCATCTACCCGAAGCACACGCCCCTGCTGACGCGCATCAAGCCCGGCACCGTTCGTCTGAAAGTGCCGGATCGCGATGAGTACGAACTGGTGTATGTTTCCGGCGGCATGCTGGAGGTACAGCCTGAACTGATCACCGTTCTTGCCGACACGGCAATCCGGGCGCATGACCTGGACGAAGCGAAGGCGGCCGAGGCCAAGCGTCGGGCGGAAGAGGCTCTACGCGACCGCACCTCGGACATCAACCTGGCGACGGCGGAAGCGGAACTGGCGCAGGCGGTCGCCCAGTTGCAGGCCATCAAGAAGCTCCGCAACCGCCACTAG
- a CDS encoding F0F1 ATP synthase subunit B yields the protein MNINATLIGEAIWFAVFIWITMKYVWPPLAKAMSDRQKLIADGLAAGERGKHELELAGKRSADALRDAKAKAAEIIAAAEKRGVQMVEEAKLAAKVEADKVVAAAKAEIAQQVEQARADLRSRVADLAVAGAEQILKREVDAKTHAEMLTALKQEL from the coding sequence GTGAACATCAACGCAACGCTGATTGGCGAGGCGATCTGGTTCGCCGTCTTCATCTGGATCACGATGAAGTACGTCTGGCCACCGCTGGCGAAGGCCATGTCTGATCGCCAAAAACTGATTGCTGACGGACTTGCTGCCGGTGAGCGCGGCAAGCACGAGCTCGAGCTGGCCGGCAAGCGTTCCGCCGATGCCCTGCGCGACGCCAAGGCGAAAGCCGCGGAGATCATCGCCGCAGCCGAAAAGCGCGGCGTACAGATGGTCGAGGAAGCGAAGCTGGCGGCCAAGGTCGAGGCCGACAAGGTCGTTGCCGCGGCCAAGGCGGAGATTGCGCAACAGGTCGAACAGGCCCGGGCAGACTTGCGCAGCCGGGTCGCCGACCTGGCGGTGGCGGGCGCCGAGCAAATCCTGAAGCGCGAGGTGGATGCCAAGACCCACGCCGAGATGCTGACCGCACTCAAGCAGGAACTTTGA
- the atpB gene encoding F0F1 ATP synthase subunit A — translation MASGEPLTSSAYIVHHLTNLTVGQGFWALHLDSLIVSGLLGLVAFVGMARLARRATPGVPGKMQAFVEMLVSFIDQQVKDTYHGKSPLVTPMAITIFVWVLLMNAMDLIPVDFVPMLLGQAGVHYFKVVPTTDPNLTFGMSLSVFVVMIVMGFKVKGFGGFMHEVFTVPFGAKMAPVNLLFRLIEDIAKPISLSLRLFGNMYAGEMVFILIALLGLWQLPLALPWALFHILIITLQAFVFMMLTIVYLSMASESHG, via the coding sequence ATGGCTTCGGGCGAACCGCTCACATCGAGTGCTTACATCGTTCACCACCTGACCAACCTGACCGTTGGTCAGGGATTCTGGGCCCTGCACCTCGATTCCCTGATCGTCTCGGGACTGCTCGGCCTGGTCGCATTCGTCGGCATGGCCAGACTGGCGCGCCGTGCGACGCCGGGAGTTCCGGGCAAGATGCAGGCCTTCGTCGAGATGCTGGTCTCGTTCATCGACCAGCAGGTGAAGGATACCTACCACGGCAAGAGCCCGCTGGTGACGCCGATGGCGATCACGATCTTCGTCTGGGTGCTGCTGATGAACGCGATGGACCTGATCCCGGTCGATTTCGTGCCGATGCTGCTCGGGCAGGCGGGGGTGCACTACTTCAAGGTCGTCCCGACCACCGATCCGAACCTGACCTTCGGCATGTCGCTGAGTGTCTTCGTCGTCATGATCGTCATGGGCTTCAAGGTGAAAGGCTTTGGCGGATTCATGCACGAGGTGTTCACCGTGCCATTCGGCGCCAAGATGGCGCCCGTGAACCTGCTCTTCCGCCTGATCGAGGACATCGCCAAGCCGATCTCGCTCTCGCTGCGTCTGTTTGGCAACATGTATGCCGGCGAGATGGTGTTCATCCTCATCGCGCTGCTGGGTCTCTGGCAGCTGCCACTCGCCCTGCCGTGGGCGCTGTTCCACATCCTGATCATCACGCTGCAGGCCTTCGTCTTCATGATGCTGACCATTGTGTACCTGTCGATGGCCAGCGAGTCGCACGGCTAG
- the atpD gene encoding F0F1 ATP synthase subunit beta has product MSQGNIVQCIGAVVDIQFPRDAMPKIYDALQLDKAEESDMCETDLVFEVQQQLGDGIVRTIAMGSSDGLRRGMKVNNSGTGISVPVGNATIGRIMNVLGRPIDEAGPIATDERREIHQLAPKFDELSPSVDLLETGIKVIDLVCPFAKGGKVGLFGGAGVGKTVNMMELINNIAKQRSGLSVFAGVGERTREGNDFYHEMKESNVLDKVAMVFGQMNEPPGNRLRVALTGLTMAERFRDDGRDILFFVDNIYRYTLAGTEVSALLGRMPSAVGYQPTLAEEMGRLQERITSTKVGSITSIQAVYVPADDLTDPSPATTFLHLDSTVVLSRDIASLGIYPAVDPLDSTSRQLDPQVVGEEHYAVARAVQMTLQKYKELRDIIAILGMDELSPEDKLAVYRARKIQRFLSQPFHVAEVFTGSPGKFVPLKDTIKGFKMIVDGECDSIPEQAFYMVGGIEEVFEKAKTL; this is encoded by the coding sequence ATGAGTCAAGGAAACATTGTTCAGTGTATCGGCGCCGTGGTGGATATCCAGTTCCCGCGTGACGCCATGCCGAAGATCTACGACGCGCTCCAGCTCGACAAGGCGGAAGAGTCCGACATGTGCGAGACCGATCTCGTCTTCGAAGTGCAGCAACAGCTTGGTGACGGCATCGTTCGCACGATTGCCATGGGGTCGTCGGACGGACTGCGCCGCGGCATGAAGGTCAACAACAGCGGTACCGGCATTTCCGTGCCGGTCGGCAACGCGACCATCGGCCGCATCATGAACGTTCTCGGCCGGCCGATCGATGAGGCTGGCCCGATCGCCACCGATGAGCGGCGCGAGATCCACCAGTTGGCGCCGAAGTTCGACGAACTGTCGCCATCCGTCGATCTCCTGGAGACCGGCATCAAGGTCATCGACCTCGTCTGTCCCTTCGCCAAGGGCGGCAAGGTCGGTCTCTTCGGCGGCGCCGGCGTCGGCAAGACCGTCAACATGATGGAGCTGATCAACAACATCGCCAAGCAGCGGTCGGGTCTGTCGGTCTTTGCCGGCGTCGGCGAGCGGACGCGTGAAGGCAACGACTTCTATCACGAGATGAAGGAGTCGAACGTTCTCGACAAGGTGGCGATGGTTTTCGGCCAGATGAACGAGCCGCCGGGCAACCGCCTGCGCGTCGCGCTGACCGGTCTGACCATGGCCGAGCGTTTCCGCGATGACGGCCGCGACATCCTCTTCTTCGTCGACAACATCTACCGCTACACGCTGGCCGGTACCGAGGTCTCGGCGCTGCTCGGCCGGATGCCGTCAGCCGTGGGTTATCAGCCGACGCTGGCGGAAGAGATGGGTCGTCTGCAGGAGCGGATCACCTCGACCAAGGTCGGTTCGATCACCTCGATCCAGGCCGTCTATGTGCCAGCCGACGACCTCACCGACCCGTCGCCGGCGACCACCTTCCTGCACCTCGACTCGACCGTCGTGCTGTCGCGCGACATCGCCTCGCTCGGCATCTACCCGGCCGTCGATCCGCTCGACTCGACCTCGCGCCAGCTCGACCCGCAGGTCGTCGGCGAGGAGCACTACGCCGTCGCCCGTGCGGTGCAGATGACCCTGCAGAAGTACAAGGAGCTGCGCGACATCATTGCGATTCTCGGTATGGACGAGCTGTCCCCGGAGGACAAGCTGGCGGTCTATCGGGCACGCAAGATCCAGCGTTTCCTGTCGCAGCCATTCCACGTTGCCGAGGTCTTCACCGGTTCGCCGGGCAAGTTCGTCCCGCTCAAGGACACGATCAAGGGCTTCAAGATGATCGTCGACGGCGAGTGCGACAGCATTCCCGAGCAGGCCTTCTACATGGTGGGCGGGATCGAAGAGGTCTTCGAGAAGGCCAAGACCCTCTAA
- a CDS encoding ParB/RepB/Spo0J family partition protein, which produces MKLKGLGRGLDALLAGDEAQNREQQRTLPVGCIQPGRYQPRTRMDATSLEELAASIRAQGLMQPILVRPIADERYEIIAGERRWRAAQMAGLNEVSTLIREIPDEAALAMALIENIQRENLNPLEEALGLQRLIDEFSMTHQQAADAVGRSRPAASNLLRLLQLAPPVQELLLQGEIDMGHARALLPLEGALQVRLAQRVVHKGLSVRETERLVQHALQPPKAVTPVRPDRDLLRLQEDLADLLGAQVAIRANRRGAGKILIDFGDLDQLEGILQRLRH; this is translated from the coding sequence ATGAAACTGAAGGGACTCGGGCGGGGACTCGATGCGCTGCTGGCCGGCGACGAGGCGCAGAACCGCGAGCAGCAGCGGACCCTGCCGGTCGGTTGCATCCAGCCGGGCAGGTATCAGCCGCGGACACGGATGGATGCCACCTCGCTCGAGGAACTGGCGGCCTCGATCAGGGCCCAGGGGCTGATGCAGCCGATTCTCGTCCGCCCGATCGCCGACGAGCGCTACGAGATCATAGCCGGCGAGCGGCGCTGGCGAGCGGCACAAATGGCTGGCCTGAACGAGGTGTCGACCCTGATCCGGGAAATCCCGGACGAGGCGGCGCTGGCGATGGCGCTGATCGAGAACATCCAGCGTGAGAACCTCAATCCGCTCGAGGAGGCGCTCGGCCTGCAGCGGCTGATCGACGAGTTCTCGATGACCCACCAGCAGGCCGCCGACGCCGTCGGCCGGTCGCGGCCAGCCGCATCGAACCTGCTGCGGCTGCTGCAACTCGCGCCACCGGTGCAGGAACTGCTGCTGCAGGGCGAGATCGACATGGGCCATGCGCGCGCCCTGTTGCCGCTCGAGGGGGCCCTGCAGGTGCGACTGGCGCAGCGGGTGGTTCACAAGGGCTTGTCGGTGCGCGAGACGGAGCGCCTCGTGCAGCACGCGCTGCAGCCGCCGAAGGCAGTGACTCCGGTGCGCCCTGACCGAGACCTGCTGCGGCTGCAGGAGGATCTGGCCGATCTGCTCGGCGCCCAGGTCGCCATCCGCGCCAACCGACGGGGAGCCGGCAAGATACTGATCGACTTCGGGGATCTCGATCAGCTCGAGGGGATCCTGCAACGCCTGCGTCATTGA
- the atpE gene encoding F0F1 ATP synthase subunit C, with product MSMLLGNTAIAVAILIGAGALGTAIGFGLLGGRFLEGAARQPEMIPTLQVKMFIVAGLLDAVTMIGVGIALFMLFANPFIAVVKG from the coding sequence CTGTCAATGTTGCTTGGTAACACCGCCATCGCCGTCGCCATCCTGATCGGTGCGGGTGCTCTTGGTACCGCCATCGGTTTTGGTCTGCTCGGTGGCCGCTTCCTCGAAGGTGCTGCCCGGCAGCCGGAAATGATCCCCACTCTCCAGGTCAAGATGTTCATCGTTGCCGGTCTGCTTGACGCGGTCACCATGATCGGCGTCGGTATCGCTCTCTTCATGCTCTTTGCCAACCCCTTCATCGCCGTCGTCAAGGGCTGA